A window of Bos mutus isolate GX-2022 chromosome 3, NWIPB_WYAK_1.1, whole genome shotgun sequence genomic DNA:
AGGGttatccacacaaagacttttaTATAATCTCCCCAGCAGTCCCACGGGGTGTGTGCTACGCTCCCCACTTTGCAGACAAGgaacctgaggcacagagaggtcaggtcaCCTGCCCACGGTCACACAGCCGGCAAGTGGTTGAACTGGGGCTTGCACGCCATCTTCGACGttgagctcagggtcttccctGTGGCCCCAGCTCCTCGCTCCAGCTCAGGTGGGGCCCAGGGGGGAGAACTTGGTGATGCCCTTGTGAACACCACCCTTGACCCTTCTGGGGCTCGCCCTGCCCAAGGGGCCCAGGCCTGTGTGACACAGACGAACAGGACGGGCTTCCTGTGCAATGACCGGAGCAGCTGCATCCCGGCCAGCAGCGTCTGTGACGGCGTCCGCGCCTGTGCCCACGGCGAGGACGAGGAGGAGGCCTTGTGCCGTGAGTACCTACGCCAGGGCCCCTTGGGAGTTGCCCCCAACTCCAGCTCTCCCTGCAGCCAGACTGAAGCTCGACCACCCTGAACGTACCAGGCACCCTTGTGTGCTTCTATGCCTTTGGTTGTATACTGCCAGGAACATTTTCTCCCACCCTGTCCCagtcacacgcacacacatatgctCACACGAGGGAATGCCTCCATTCTGGGTCTGGAGAAACTTTATGCAACCTTCATGGCAGAGTTCAAGTGTTaactcctccaagaagccttctctGACTCCCAAACTAGATGAAGTTCCCTTTACTGGACTCTCAGCCCCTGTGCTTACCTGTGTCCCAGCCCCAGTCACATTGATTGTCAATCTCATTTGGCACGTTTGCCACCCCCGTCAGACTGTGAACTCCTCGGAGGCAAACCTAGTCTGCTTGATCTTGGGGCCCAGGGCTGGAACAGGGCTCTGCACAGAGAAATATCCGGAAtgatttgttgaataagtgatgAAATTAGTGAATCaaccaatgaatgaatggaaaggtCTAATCCCAGACCTTAGACTTGGAAGTTCTCAAGAGAGAGGAGTGTGGCAGTTGCCACAGAGGAGGGAAAGAGATTGGTGAGTTAGAGTGGGTGGGGTGGGTTAGCTTATGAGAGGAGGGTCATTGTGTCGTGAGCCCTCAAGACCAGAAGAGATCTTAAATTCATCTAGCCTATGTTCCAGCTCATGCCCCAATTCCCTCTGCCACCCAGCCTCTGCTTGCTCACTCCCAGGATAGAAGCTCACTACAACTTGAGGCAGCCGCTCCTATCACTCTGGTTTTCCAATGGGGACGTCTCCCTTGTACTGAGTTTAGGGCTACCTCCCAATAGCACCCTTGACTGGTTCCAACTGTAACCTCGCATCAACCCCTGCCCTCCAAGAACCACACTTCAATCTGTTTCCCATGACGGTGGCACTGCGTGGATTGGAGATTACTTTGTTGTCCCGCATGAGTTTCCTCGTCCCTGAACTACCCTCTGAACTCCCAGTCACCCCATTGTGATTGGTTTTCCCCACCCCACCAGCATCCACAGAACACAAACCAACTGCCCGTGTCCCTCTCCCTGGACTAGCTCCAGAAGCATCTGTGACACTTCCGCTGGCTCTGGCCAGTCCAAGGAACAAAGACTTTTCCCCTCCTAAGTCTGGGTTATATCTCTAGTGATGTGGCCTgagtttgtgttaatttttggTAGCCCTGTCACACTGCTGTCTAACACAGAACCCACTTTCAAGAAGGGTGCTCTGATTCCCTCTCACAAAACATGTGAACCCACATGCCCTGAGTTCTGGGATCCAAGTGCAAGACttcacatttattcttttaaaaaattatttactttattcatttatggctgtgttgggtcttcactgctggtctggctttgctctagttgcaaagagcagaagctactctctagttgcagtgctcgggcttttcattgcggtggtttctctcaCTGTGGAGCATGGATTCTAAGTGCAGGGGCTTTAgcagttgcagtacatgggctcagtagctgaggcTCTCGGACTCTACAGCAccggctcaatagttgtggctcacaggcatAGTTGCTCCATCGGATGTAAAATCTTCCCAGATCGGGGATTGaatcgtgtctcctgcattggcaggtgatttctttaccggttagccaccagggaaactccacaTTTATTCTTGGTGTGTTCCAGTTGGAAGAAACTTCCTGGAGGTGAAGGAACTTGAACCTGGACTTGCAGGTGGGATGGTTTTGGACAGGTGTCAAGAAGGACATTTCTGGAGGGAGGAGCAGAGTAAGACATGGTGTGGATGGGAAGGAGCAAGAGCTGAGTAGGACTGAGGAAGGGAGGAGCAGCTCTGGGCATCCTGTTGGATAAACAGGGAAAGAACCCTCCTCTCCCCTTGATTGACCTCCTCCCCAGGAAACCTTCTCCTTGTGCCCTTCCTGGATGCTCAATGACCTTGGGTTTGTCAGCTGCCAGGCTGGTCAGGACAATCTACCTCCTTTTAGCTGTGAGACACCCGCAGCCTGAATGTACCGGCCTGCCCGTACCTGAACTGCAGCCAGATGTGGACTTGCTCCTGCTTCATCTCTCCCTCTGTAGGAGCTGTGCCCCAGAGCCTCCCCGGCTTTCTTGTGGCTCACTGTGGAGACCCTGCTTCCTGGATCTACTCAGACCAAATGTGTGATGGGATCAACAACTGTGGGGACTGCTCAGATGAACTGAGCCCAGGTGGGGGTCTGGGCACAGGCTGGGCTGGGCAACTGGCCAGGCAGCGGCCAGAGGGCAGAAGTTAACCAGAGAATCTCTGAGGTTTCCCCTGCATCCCCTGTTTTCATTCTAGGAAGATGTTTTCCACTTCTGCTTGAATGCCTCAAGTGGCAGGGTGCTCATTACCACTACAAGTGGTTCCTTCCAGAGAGTTATTCTTCTGTGGTGGGGAGCTTAGTTTCAAGGTCTCAAATGAGGAAGCCAGGGAGCCCAGAGGGCAGTCACAAGAAGAGTACCTACGTGGCccaactgggatttgaacctgggcttccctcatcTCCTCTGCACCACCCAACAATCCTGTGAAGAAAGCAGGTCAGGAATCACTGGCCCCACTTTATATGTAGGTAAACTGAGGCCAGAGGGGAGAAGCAACTTAGTAAAATGAGTGATAAAGAGGTAGCTTGTGtataaacccaagtctcccaacTCTAAGATTTGAGTTCTTTCACTGCCCCAGAGTTTGCTTCCAATCTCTTCCCTAGCATTCAACCCACAAATATGTTCTGAGCACTGTTGGGGCTGGCCTGGTGCCAGGTCCTGCTGGGGGACAGCCAGGGGTCAAACATATGTCCTATCCCCAGGACTTACATCATGCTAGTGACTAAAGGTAGTGCCAGGGGTCCTGGAGAGGTTTTTgttggagtgggggaggggagaagacatCATCAAGGGAGACTTCTCAGAAGAGGCTGTGTTCAAGCTGGCCTTAAAAAATGGACAGGGTTTCACCAGGCAGAGACTGGGTGTGCAGCGGTGAGTGCTGGAGGCCCAGGGTCCAGGTTAAAGAAGGGAGGCCTGCAAGGTTCCCTCAGGGAGTTGTAAGTGGGCTGGTGGGACCAAATTAGGGTGAGAGAGGAGGATGGAAGATGACGGGCATTAATATTTGAACACTGACCATGGGCCTGGCACTTGGCCTATCTTTCTTAGTAACAACCTtgagcagatgaggaaactgaggctcagacaaggTGAGAGACTTGCTTGAGGTCACATGCAAAGTCACATAGAAGTTTAGCCCTTCTGGATGGCACACATATGATACATATGCCACTTCCTGCCACTTTGGTACCTAAGGCAGATATTACTAGGCTTGGATACAGCCTCAGTGCTTTTCTCAGCTCAATAATCCTAGTGGGGCCCACTGATGGATCACATGAGAtgtacatgagacagggtacTTGTCACCCTGTCACAAGGATGCCACCCCAGGAGGCTCTGAGCTGAGTTGGGGAGTCTAGATTCTCTCTTCTGCAGGAAATAAGGAATACAGTCAACCTGTGTCAGATAGGGTAGGGCTGGGGGGCTATGGCCAGCTGCAGGGCTTAGGAGTGCCCCAGTGCATGGGGCATTCCAGCTGTTCTTCTGTCTTCCCAGTGACTACCTGCCCGCCCTGCGGCCCTGGGTGGTGGCGCTGCCCCTCAGCTGTCTTCAGATACTGCAGCTGTATCCCCAGGAGCCTCTGCCGGGATCATCTGCAGCATTGCTTCGACTGGTCTGACGAATACTCCTGTCCTGGCCCTTGACTGAGTCACCCAGGCCAGAGTGGGCTGCTGGCTGGAATGGGGTTGATAACCCTTCAC
This region includes:
- the LDLRAD1 gene encoding low-density lipoprotein receptor class A domain-containing protein 1 isoform X14 — encoded protein: MLLLTALAALIALVAILGPPPRTPGAQACVTQTNRTGFLCNDRSSCIPASSVCDGVRACAHGEDEEEALCLGRNFLEVKELEPGLAGGMVLDRCQEGHFWREEQRAVPQSLPGFLVAHCGDPASWIYSDQMCDGINNCGDCSDELSPVTTCPPCGPGWWRCPSAVFRYCSCIPRSLCRDHLQHCFDWSDEYSCPGP
- the LDLRAD1 gene encoding low-density lipoprotein receptor class A domain-containing protein 1 isoform X7, which gives rise to MSESLTLSRLRRQKLLSLLMGVQTSTASRKSGRALLSHREFWCWSVAVSLQRGKRPGRSRALLPFPLLGRQSGRSLPTGRVQLGEASCPSSSWLPLVTGREPAEFSALPGLETGAGSQRHEQDLPPGAQACVTQTNRTGFLCNDRSSCIPASSVCDGVRACAHGEDEEEALCLGRNFLEVKELEPGLAGGMVLDRCQEGHFWREEQRAVPQSLPGFLVAHCGDPASWIYSDQMCDGINNCGDCSDELSPVTTCPPCGPGWWRCPSAVFRYCSCIPRSLCRDHLQHCFDWSDEYSCPGP
- the LDLRAD1 gene encoding low-density lipoprotein receptor class A domain-containing protein 1 isoform X11 encodes the protein MNKIFPQGDANGSAAAGSKALPGGEADCSPCCCSRRGACLSAFLMLLLTALAALIALVAILGPPPRTPGAQACVTQTNRTGFLCNDRSSCIPASSVCDGVRACAHGEDEEEALCLGRNFLEVKELEPGLAGGMVLDRCQEGHFWREEQRAVPQSLPGFLVAHCGDPASWIYSDQMCDGINNCGDCSDELSPVTTCPPCGPGWWRCPSAVFRYCSCIPRSLCRDHLQHCFDWSDEYSCPGP
- the LDLRAD1 gene encoding low-density lipoprotein receptor class A domain-containing protein 1 isoform X5, which produces MSESLTLSRLRRQKLLSLLMGVQTSTASRKSGRALLSHREFWCWSVAVSLQRGKRPGRSRALLPFPLLGRQSGRSLPTGRVQLGEASCPSSSWLPLVTGREPAEFSALPGLETGAGSQRHEQDLPPADCSPCCCSRRGACLSAFLMLLLTALAALIALVAILGPPPRTPGAQACVTQTNRTGFLCNDRSSCIPASSVCDGVRACAHGEDEEEALCLGRNFLEVKELEPGLAGGMVLDRCQEGHFWREEQRAVPQSLPGFLVAHCGDPASWIYSDQMCDGINNCGDCSDELSPVTTCPPCGPGWWRCPSAVFRYCSCIPRSLCRDHLQHCFDWSDEYSCPGP
- the LDLRAD1 gene encoding low-density lipoprotein receptor class A domain-containing protein 1 isoform X13 codes for the protein MNKIFPQGDANGSAAAGSKALPGGEADCSPCCCSRRGACLSAFLMLLLTALAALIALVAILGPPPRTPGAQACVTQTNRTGFLCNDRSSCIPASSVCDGVRACAHGEDEEEALCRAVPQSLPGFLVAHCGDPASWIYSDQMCDGINNCGDCSDELSPVTTCPPCGPGWWRCPSAVFRYCSCIPRSLCRDHLQHCFDWSDEYSCPGP
- the LDLRAD1 gene encoding low-density lipoprotein receptor class A domain-containing protein 1 isoform X9, encoding MSESLTLSRLRRQKLLSLLMGVQTSTASRKSGRALLSHREFWCWSVAVSLQRGKRPGRSRALLPFPLLGRQSGRSLPTGRVQLGEASCPSSSWLPLVTGREPAEFSALPGLETGAGSQRHEQDLPPGAQACVTQTNRTGFLCNDRSSCIPASSVCDGVRACAHGEDEEEALCRAVPQSLPGFLVAHCGDPASWIYSDQMCDGINNCGDCSDELSPVTTCPPCGPGWWRCPSAVFRYCSCIPRSLCRDHLQHCFDWSDEYSCPGP